Within Rhinolophus ferrumequinum isolate MPI-CBG mRhiFer1 chromosome 14, mRhiFer1_v1.p, whole genome shotgun sequence, the genomic segment TCCCCTTCAGATACTTTTATACTAACTTTATATGATTTTCTAAGTTAGTCTGATTTGACTTGTAATTCTGTGACGGTGTTTACTGGCATCGGGCCGGTTTCCCGTGCTCCTTTTGGGAACACTTTGGGGAGAACTTCTGATCACCAAAACCCTACCAGGCAAAAAAGGATCTTGACATCGCCGGGTGCCACCAAAGGAGCCTTTGAACCATGTGGACTTTTCTTGGCCTTGCCACTTTCAcctatttttataagaaatgtgGGGACATCATCACTTTGGCCAACAAAGAGCTCTTGTTGTGCGTGCTGGTGTTCCTTTCGCTGGGCCTGGTGCTCTCCTACCGCTGTCGCTACCGAAGCGGGGCCCTCGTGGGGCGCCAGCAGAGTGGGTCCCAACTGGCAGTTTTCTCCAATATATTGTCAGCCTTGCCTTTCATTGGTTTCTTCTGGGCCAAATCACCCCCTGGAACAAAAAATAAGGAGCAGCTCAGGTCTAAGAGGGTAGGTTGAATTCAAAGTGCGCAAATGATGAGTGTCTTATTGTAAAATTGGGATTGGGGTCACTCAAATGtaaattttctcctttaaagGGCAAAAGGCAGCAGCTTCCTTAACTCTGATATGAATTCtcatttagttttttgtttttttttaaagcttttgacTGTTCTTGGCTACATCTTTGACACTCTtcaaaaagatttgaaaacatttgCCTCATTTAGTATTGGTTGAGCCAAGGCTAAATGAAATTGATTTGATTATGAAAGGTGAAATGTTAGAAGTTCATTTTGAAGAAGGACAGAATCACTTTCTGGGATgggggaaaaatgttttatttaaatccttGGGTAAAGGTGGTATTTGTACCTGGGAAGAAAGAACCCTGCTTCAGTTAAGTTCACTGTCCAGAAGTGACAGCTGGCTGAGGAAAGTGACAGAGCCATTAGAAGAACTGGCAGAGTGAAAATGCTCAGCATTTTGAAGTCCTGGGCAAAACGCCCTACTCTCCCACATCGGTGGAACCTTCAGTAATGTGAATAATAATCAGGTGAATAACTGAGTGATGTCCACAGTGCAGTCATGTTTCCAAATCAAAGGCTGGGTCTTCCAATACGTGTGAAGTTGTGCTCCTTGCGAAGGCAGCAGAGGAGGACAGTGGTGTGAGGTGAGAGGTGAGGGCAGGATGGGTCCTTGAGGCCAGAGCACTTAGGGCCTGTTGGCCATGGGCGTTTGGACTTTTTCCCAAGAGCACTGGAGGATTCTAAGCACGGAGTAACAATActtgattttcactttttaaaaagaacattccaGTTGCTGTATGGTGAGTGGATTTTAGGGGGAGAAGAATGGAAGCAAGAGTCAGGTGAGAGACTTGGGGATTAGGGTGAGTGGCCTGCAAAGTGATGTACTCTCCCAGGGGTCTGGCTCTTCATTAGTTTACTGTATACACAGTGCAGATCAGCAAGGCTTACAGAAGAGAGGGACTTGGTTTAGAATTTTCACTTgaccacttactggctgtgggaCCTTTGGCAAATTGCTTAGTTTTCTGTAAGAATCAGTTGTCTCTTCCGTTAGATGGGGACAGCAGCAGCCTTGATAGTGGTTAGGGAATTAAATGATGTAATGTTTGCAAAATGCCTGGCCCATAACTGTGTGATAAATGGAGCTATTCATGTTAGTCTAAAGGAAGGATACATCAGTTAGGAGTCTTTTGAGTTGTACTAAGGTCTGTGGTATGGTGGGTGTGGGCTGGAGGAATGGGAAAGGAGGGACAGGGAAACGAATTCTCAGTTTGAAATCCTTGATACAATTGTCTGGGATAACTTCCCTCAGGGTCACTGAGCACTAACTAGTCCAGGGCCTGGACTGCTGTTACGTCATTCTGTGCAGACAAGTCGTGGGGTAGGAACATGCAGTTGTCAACAGTCAATATTGGTCCCACTTTGTAAATGCTTCAGGCTTTCTGCTCATTTGTTAGAAACTGGGGAGTTGTTAGACTGCATTAGAGCACCAAGTTCCCATGAGTGGTTCCTCTCCTGACCTGGCTCTGAAAAACTTGACTTCCTCCAGAGTTCCTCTttcaggaatgtgtgtgtgtgtgtacgtaacAGGGAAAACCTCAGAACAAAAGCTCATACAAAATGGCTAAGATGACAAAAGCTTATCTTGCTCTCGGAACAGTAATTTAAATATAGTCAGTTGTTCTGGCCATTAAGAAATGCTGTATTGATGGGAAGAGTAGTCTTCGCCTCTTGGTAAAGGACAAAAGGGTACTTTCtctaagaaattattaaaatggaatgTCACAGCCCCAGTCCATTATGGAAATACAGGAAGGCTGGGTATTACAACACAGGGAATTAAAATTCTAAAGGATTTTAGGGTTAAGCTCCTTCCTTTTTGCCTGAGGTCTTTTCattaaaagcatttcaaaatggCATTTAACCTTAATCATGAAGGTCAGAGAACTCAAGGAAGATGGTTCCTTACAATTCTGTGCCTGAAATGTAGTCATCTTTGTGAATATAcgtaccccccccaaaaaaatactgATTACAATATTGAATTGTTCATGCAAAAAAACCCAGTAACAGTCACTGTTATTCTCAGTGGGCATAAATCTTTCGAAGCaggattttttcattttatgatcaAAGTTCAAGTTTTTACTCTCAGCCCAGTTACTGATGGTTAATGTAAATTGGGACCAACTTGACGTCATTGACTAGGCTCTCTTAGAGTaccaaaaaggggaaaaagaaaggggtaaattaaatatgttattatatgTTAGGGACTAAAGTTGTGAACAGATCAAGTCCCAAGGGATAAAATGAGTTATGTGTTCTTTTGCAATTTTGTTGAGTTAAATAGCCCTCAACTAGTAGATGAGTAGCCAGAATTTGACAGTCTGATATAAAAGTGATTTTAGgttgtatatatatgaaatgtgcTGAATAATTTGCACTGAAGTCAAATCAGAAGTTGTACGTGACTTGGCATCTGGTAGATGTTTAGTGTGTATTTGAAGAATGAGTAATTAATGATAGAATTTTCCCTATAATAAATCTTTGAAGCCCCTTATGAACATTTTTTATAGAGCCTGGTGTGGATTTCTAAATATGTCTGTATCATAGCATTTTCTAAATACCATATTTGGAAAAggaatatacatttaattttcttgggatattatacatttttatttatccaaCATTTTGATACCCTTGGTTTTCATATATGATctggatttaaaaatgtaatggttCACTTGGTTTGTTAATGTGTAGTGTGTAGCTTTGGCCCAAGATGCAAAAGTCCAGTGTGTCTGTAGTAGTAGTATGATTTAAGGATAGCAAATGTGGATACataactcacttttttttttttttaaaaacagtgcagAAAAGGAACCAGTATTTCAGAAACTACCTTAATAGGAGCAGCTGCCTCTACCTCGGTATTTTCTCAAAATGATCCAGAAGTTATCATCGTGGGATCTGGTGTACTTGGCTCTGCTTTGGCAGCAGTGCTCTCCAGAGATGGAAGAAAGGTGACAGTAATTGAGAGAGATTTACAAGAGCCTGATAGGATAGTTGGGGAATTCCTGCAGCCAGGTGGTTATCATGCCCTGAAAGACCTTGGTCTTGGAGGTAGGTCCATATTGATTGTTAGGAAATATGTGATATAAACAAACACTGTTCACTTTAGACTCTCCTATCAGTGGTAAAAAGCTATTCAACTAATTTTCACTTATAAAAGTTACTTTACTTACTTGAAGTGGATtaaaaaacatcagaaaactaCTTTGATTTTAGCATAGACATGtggtaagtttttcttttatcagaaatgaaattattttaatgtactgTATCTTAATACattgtattttaatgtatttaaacagATAGTATGTGACAGTTTTAATACACCCGCTAAAGTccactttttcacttaacataaatgTATTTCTACTACTGTTAActgttttttccttataattgtAAGTCTTTGCATAGCATTTTCTCAATTGATTCTTCATAATGTACTTTACCTTTCTAATTAAGATtaatatttaggttattttcagttatttattaaCGATAACAGTGTAGTGAACCTATTCTTGCATATGactttaaacattattaaaaattctaTGTTTAGGGTGAATTTCTTAGAGGAATTTCCAAGACTAAGGTTATTATGTCAGAGGATGCTAACTTCTTCATGGTTCTTGATAATTACtgctttagttattttttaaaatgttattagttTATAGCATGaccaataatatataaatttatcagttttatgTACTTTCACCAGTACTTTTGATAGATCTGGTGTCttattgtttcaattttatttcattgattttttaaaaaaatcaaatttttaacatttttcctgaTTTGTTCAGTTTCTCTAATGTTTAATGTGAGTCATCAGTATACCTTCTGCCCATTATTGGGGTCTTAATATTTTTCCTATGGATTTTAATGactaagttttatatataaatattaacctTTTGTGATACTACAAATTTGCTAGAATTATTGTCTTCCAGAagctttaaaatttctgaaataattacattaatgtCTAGTTCTCTAAATGGTAtcatagcttttttttaaaaaaattatttctttcagttatagttgacattcagtgtttcAGGAGCATAGcatatagacatttatataattacgCAGTGatccctgattagtctagtacccatctggcagtATCCATAATTGTTGCGAcattactgactgtattctctgtgctgtattttacatcccagtgactattttgtaactaccaatttgtatttcttaatcccttcaccttttcacccagctgaAGATGGAGTCTCTTTCCATGCCTCCATGACTTCTTGGTGCCTAGTATAACTCTGGgcatattaacaaaattgatttttttggaCTGAATTGTTTTGCAGATACAGTGGAAGGTATTGACGCCCAGGATGTACATGGCTACATAATTCATGATCGGGACAGCAAATCAGATGTTCAGATTCCTTACCCTGTGTTAGAAAACAATCAAGTGCAGAGTGGAAGAGCTTTCCATCATGGAAGATTGATCATGAGTCTCCGGAAAGCAGCTATGGCAGAGCCCAAGTAAGACTGCTTCAAACATATGTTAAAGACTTAATTAACACATTTAAACTTGGCCTTTGCACAGatactattttataaattttcctaAGTGTTGTTTGGGTTAGGGGCTAGGCCATAGGTCTTAGACTAAAATAAACCATGAGTTAGAAGAGTGTTAGATCTTTTCAGAGCCTTTTTTAAGACTATCATATAGAGAATTTTTTTGGGGGATGACAAGGAACTATTGagaatttttctttgattaaataAATCGTGTGATTTTTATATGGCTGGAATTGAGAGGACATAGTTGTAACTAAGGTGTATAAGTCCATGTGTGCCCATTTGGGAGTTGGGGTTTGTGGCTATGATGCTTCCTATTAAAAGACAGGACAGAGGCATCAAGGGGAAATAAATCCATGTTCCATTCTTATGAAGGACCTAGTCTGGCGGACTAGCTTCTTCTCTTAATTATTAACTTGTATTTGCCTATAGGCTTTAAACACtataattaagttttaaatatgaGAATCCTCATGTTATTGGCATCAGTGTTGACAAAGCAAAAGAAGAAGTAGATTTATCCTTAGGACTGAAAGGATTTGATATCTGGAAGTAGaatatatttattgtagaaaaatgggaaaatacccaaaatataaagaagattCTTAAAATTATCCATGATCCTTCTGACTAGAAGTAACTACTATGAATAATTTGGTGGATAAACTTCAATTCtgtttttgcatgtatgtatgaATTGGTGTGGGTATGTAAGGTTTTCCTGTATgtacgtattttattttttaatgaattgagataaaaatgttacttttaaaatcattacattagtaatatatatttaattttaagaaattagaaaatggaaaccACATATAATCCTAAAAACCCATTAAcgatgtttttgctttttgtccttCCAGAcctctgtgcatgtgtgtaaactGGAGATTGGGGATAAGGAATTTATGATTCCTTATTTAAATTGCTCACGTGTGCCACTGTAgaatttatttgtctatttaccTTTCAGTACACAGTTTATTGAGGGCATTGTGCTGCAGTTATTAGAAGAAGACGATGCTGTGGTTGGAGTTCAGTACAGGGATAAAGAAACCGGAGACATCAAGGTGAGATATATCAAACGTTAGCTTTTCCTGAgagatttttccccctttctttttctcctatttctttaaaaaaggctCACCAAATTATTATTCAACAAATGGACTACGTTCTAAGCCCTGTGCAACAGGATGGATTTCAGATTGTAACACATTGGTCTTTAGAGCACCTCAGCATGCTATACGAGTAACTTTGTAAACAAACACCACTGGATTAACAGTATGCaaaactgaaatgagaaataTACACTAGCGGAGAAACAGAGGGGAACTAGAAGGCGAAAAAAGGAAGGATtcaacataaaagaaataattaggaTAAAATAAACCATTGTTTAAATCAGAAAAGCAAGAATAAGAATCTCTGGGGAAATAGCAGAAGAAAATAGTTTGCAGAATACGCTCATGTGGGTCAAAGGCTAATCTGTTGATTCTTCTGGGCTGCTCTATGGGGCCATAACCCCCTAGAAATTGTACTCTGGTGAGGGTGATTGCAAGGTAATATAAGTATGTACATACCTCCATGTGGACAAAAAATCTTTTAAGCCCTAGCCACTGATTGAAAGCACTATTTGAAGTTAGAAAAATTCTAGTATGAAAAGAATCTGGCTAGTCCTTCAAAATCGTAATGAGATTCAGTCTTCTATGGGCCATACTTGCTTTGTAGTTGTTTTCCCTATTATTTATCAGAGTGTAGCTTAATCCCTGAAGGTTTGGATGGTAGAGCTTTGAAGGAAGGCGATCAGAGGAAGGAAGGTGACCAGGAACTGAGAGGAAGTGTCTCTAAAAACTGGTCATGCATGAACTTTTAAGCCCACGTGACAGCTTCTCAACAGCATTATCTTCAAATACCTGCTATAATGTTATCTGATAAATATAtctgataatatatttaaatccatttacgcacattttaaaagaatgggcCTCATACTGTGTATTTCTAACCATTTTGCTGAGCAGTCTTTATCTTTGTTGTAGGAACTCCATGCTCCATTGACTGTTGTTGCAGatggacttttttccaagttcaGGAAAAACCTGATCTCCAACAAAGTTTCTGTTTCATCTCATTTTGTTGGCTTTCTTATGAAGGTACGGTAGGACTGTagttgtagaaaaagaaaagcaacttgaaatttgcaaattattaaaatattttatatttttctaggatGTACCGCAGTTTAAAGCAAATCATGCTGAACTTGTTTTAGTGAATCCAAGTCCAGTTCTCGTCTACCAGATAGCATCAAATGAAACTCGAGTACTTGTTGATGTTCGAGGAGAATTGCCAAGGAATTTAAGAGAATACATGACTGAAAATATTTACCCACAATTACCTGGTAAGAAATAGAATTTCACTCCCATTGTAATCTACACTTTGAAAGCAAATCTCACAAACGGCTCTCCATCTCATTCTCTCTAAAGCTGTGTGTAAAATAGGCCAGAGATAAGGGTGGCAGGTGAAAAATGCATCCAGTCAATCAGATATACTACTGGAGCCAAACGATTTATTTAAACTAGCACATAAGAAaatctccaaaataaaatgacagtttcaatatattttttcataacaaTAATTAAAGCAGAGTTTTCAGAATAATtattgacaaaattttaatattttttgaagtagTCTAGATAGTAATCTAAGGTCTGTGAATTCTTGAAATATCTCATACTTTTTTATGCTTGGTTTTGTggtagctaccatttattgaatggctACTATATAAGAGATGTTTTACaatcagaatttcatttaatCTACACAATCACCCTATGACATAGGCATTATcttatcctcactttacagatgagggaaccaTGATTCAGAGAGGTTACTTAGCTTCTCCAAGTATAAACTactagtggcagagccagggctaaAACCAATCCTGCCAGGCTCAGACATTTCTGCCCTCAGAATGTGACAGCTGTAAGGAATCGGTGAGATTTTAGTTTTGACTTAGATACAAAAAGGCTTCATGAGATGTCAGGcatctttataaaaacataaaattactttttgttttttgtgttttttttgaatAGGAAGATATAGTAAGAAAGAAACGTAAATTTATTAAGACTATAGATAAAATGGAAACCCTGCTTGCCAATTATGATTATAGTAATAGGAAACTATGCTTGTATGAGTACATTTtgtaaaaatactgtttttttcaagttatttttttaaaaaggaagtacaCTGTTTAATAATTAACAGAATGTTAACAAAAGTGAAGTGAAAATGAAGGTATACATGGACCAACTTGGATTTGTAATAATgaccatttttaacattttagtacATTTCACTCAGTTAAGCCATTTTTGAAGCTTTCAGATGAAAAATGAGCTATGCATATTTAGGAAAAGGATAGTCAattacctcatttttttaaagcatttttttattttactatggaTTGATTTTTTCCACTTCACAGGTTAGTTGCAGACGACCCTGAGATCATGACGGGATTGTAGGTTTATATCATATTAGGTTATTGAAATACTGTAGGAATAGAATGGTTTTTCAAAATAGGCATTCCGCTCTGCATCCCCAGATTACACTGGGAACTGTATGAAAAGAAAGTTCATTTTCTATGAGTAGAAGCACAAAACTTTAAACTGGGAAGTACCTTAGAATAAGCTAATGGCGAtcgtttcattttttaaatggaataaaatgaagctcagaaaggtggCGCTCTCTGTATCCTGTCCTTTTTCTAGTGTATATATTCTCTTGCTGTTTGTGAATTGGTAGTATTTGTCATCTGACAATATCAGAATATGGTGGTGACAATAAATTGTTAAATATGACAGCTGTCAGTTAACATTTGGGAGAGGTGGGTGGTTTTCTCCCTATCTCGTGTCATCTGAATTTGCTTCACTTCCTCtagttttttattcattcagctgtatgtccttatattaattttcttagatTCCTTTCTTAGCATGAATGACTAGGtgcttaataattttataaataaaatgaataaaatatataaaataaataaatataaataaataaaattagttctTGATTACAAGGCCGTAACAGATGTATAGT encodes:
- the SQLE gene encoding LOW QUALITY PROTEIN: squalene monooxygenase (The sequence of the model RefSeq protein was modified relative to this genomic sequence to represent the inferred CDS: inserted 2 bases in 1 codon), giving the protein MWTFLGLATFTYFYKKCGDIITLANKELLLCVLVFLSLGLVLSYRCRYRSGALVGRQQSGSQLAVFSNILSALPFIGFFWAKSPPGTKNKEQLRSKRCRKGTSISETTLIGAAASTSVFSQNDPEVIIVGSGVLGSALAAVLSRDGRKVTVIERDLQEPDRIVGEFLQPGGYHALKDLGLGDTVEGIDAQDVHGYIIHDRDSKSDVQIPYPVLENNQVQSGRAFHHGRLIMSLRKAAMAEPNTQFIEGIVLQLLEEDDAVVGVQYRDKETGDIKELHAPLTVVADGLFSKFRKNLISNKVSVSSHFVGFLMKDVPQFKANHAELVLVNPSPVLVYQIASNETRVLVDVRGELPRNLREYMTENIYPQLPDHLKEPFLEAIQNSRLRSMPSSFLPPSPVNKQGVLLLGDAYNMRHPLTGGGMTVVFNDIKLWRKLLKGIPDLYDDEAVLQAKQSFYWTRKRSHSFVVNVLAQALYEXFSAKDDTLLQLRKACFFYFKLGGECLMGPVGLISVLSPNPLILIGHFFAVAVYATYFCFKSEPWITKPRAIFSSGAIFYKACSVMFPLIYSEMKYLVH